The Haloferax volcanii DS2 genome contains a region encoding:
- a CDS encoding IclR family transcriptional regulator encodes MRNSSPRTLKTVETTCSVIDVLEENGGATVTEVAETLDISPGGAYNHLATLHEEGYLVKDNGQYELGMKFVNKGRHVIDNNILYRAGKEVTENLAEETGEFAHLMTCEHGRGVFLHKARGERGISQDFNNMKLKKHDYLHWGSTGKAYLAHLPPEEARRVVEEQGLPSMNENTITDPDKLFDEFETIREQGYAINDQEEIIGTRAIGAPIENNKALYGAISISGPKSRFTFDRLHDELSEQVLEAANIISVNITTLQNQ; translated from the coding sequence ATGAGAAACAGTTCGCCCCGGACACTGAAGACGGTCGAGACCACCTGCAGCGTCATCGACGTTTTGGAGGAGAACGGTGGAGCCACCGTTACTGAGGTCGCCGAGACACTGGACATCTCGCCCGGCGGTGCCTACAACCATCTGGCGACGCTGCACGAAGAGGGTTATCTAGTCAAAGACAACGGGCAGTACGAACTGGGAATGAAGTTCGTCAACAAGGGACGACACGTCATCGACAACAACATCCTATACCGAGCCGGAAAGGAGGTTACGGAGAACCTCGCGGAGGAGACTGGCGAGTTCGCGCACCTGATGACCTGCGAACACGGCCGTGGCGTCTTCCTGCACAAGGCACGCGGCGAGAGGGGTATCTCGCAGGACTTCAACAACATGAAGCTCAAAAAACACGACTATCTCCACTGGGGTTCCACGGGTAAGGCGTATTTAGCACATCTCCCGCCTGAGGAGGCGCGGCGGGTCGTCGAAGAACAGGGGTTGCCATCAATGAACGAGAATACCATCACTGACCCCGACAAACTGTTTGATGAGTTCGAGACCATACGGGAACAAGGCTACGCCATCAACGATCAGGAGGAGATCATCGGAACGCGCGCCATTGGCGCGCCCATCGAGAACAATAAGGCTCTCTACGGGGCGATTAGCATCTCGGGACCGAAGAGTCGATTCACGTTCGACCGTCTCCACGACGAACTGAGCGAGCAAGTGCTGGAGGCTGCCAACATCATCAGTGTGAACATCACTACGCTTCAAAACCAATAG
- the solA gene encoding N-methyl-L-tryptophan oxidase, producing the protein MRSSSTQYDVIVMGVGGIGSAAVYHLARRGLDVLGLDQYNIPNSIGSSHGDSRLIRLTNHEDPEYVPHVRRSISLWESLEEEYGEQLLHRTGTVDAGPADSETVRGSLKACTDYDLPYEHLSAGELSEKFPGFELPQEFEAVYQPDGGFINPTKCVQAHVELAQEHGATTHAHETVVDWESTANSVTVETDRTTYEANHVVVTAGAWTQLLVEELEETLTPWRVIVGGFQPENRSQFTADSFPVFSIEDEQQSYYGGPAAGTSGFKFGLVDNLEDVADPNDFDPRPTEKERERLRTVLHENAQRYFPEGAKSIKRLKTCMVTHTPDQDFIVDYLPSDPNVVVGAGFSGKGFKFSCLMGELLADLVTESDSAVDIDLFDIDRFQTMPR; encoded by the coding sequence ATGCGATCGAGCAGTACACAGTACGACGTCATAGTCATGGGTGTCGGCGGTATCGGTAGTGCAGCCGTCTACCATCTAGCACGACGAGGACTCGATGTCTTAGGGTTAGACCAGTACAATATCCCGAACTCCATCGGCTCATCACACGGTGACTCGCGGTTGATCCGGCTGACGAACCACGAGGACCCCGAGTACGTCCCACACGTTCGGCGGTCAATCTCTCTGTGGGAGTCCCTAGAAGAGGAGTACGGCGAACAGCTTCTCCACCGCACAGGGACAGTCGACGCCGGCCCAGCTGACAGCGAGACTGTGCGAGGATCCCTCAAGGCTTGTACGGACTACGACCTGCCGTATGAGCATCTCTCCGCCGGGGAGTTGTCGGAGAAGTTCCCCGGCTTCGAACTCCCTCAAGAGTTCGAGGCGGTCTACCAACCAGACGGAGGGTTCATCAACCCCACCAAGTGCGTCCAGGCACACGTGGAACTCGCCCAGGAACACGGTGCGACCACGCACGCCCACGAGACAGTGGTCGACTGGGAGTCAACGGCGAACAGCGTCACCGTCGAGACGGACCGGACGACCTACGAGGCTAACCACGTCGTCGTCACGGCCGGCGCGTGGACGCAGTTGCTCGTCGAGGAACTGGAAGAGACATTGACGCCTTGGCGAGTTATCGTCGGCGGTTTCCAGCCGGAGAATCGAAGCCAGTTCACGGCCGACTCTTTCCCCGTCTTCTCTATCGAGGACGAACAACAGAGCTACTACGGAGGTCCTGCAGCGGGGACATCGGGGTTCAAATTCGGCCTCGTTGACAACCTAGAGGATGTTGCGGACCCGAACGACTTCGACCCCCGGCCAACTGAGAAGGAGCGCGAGCGGTTGCGGACAGTACTCCACGAGAACGCTCAACGGTACTTCCCTGAAGGGGCGAAGAGTATCAAGCGGCTGAAGACCTGCATGGTCACGCACACGCCGGACCAAGACTTCATCGTCGACTATCTACCGTCAGATCCCAACGTCGTCGTCGGTGCAGGATTCTCCGGAAAGGGCTTCAAGTTTAGCTGCCTCATGGGTGAGCTGCTGGCGGATCTCGTGACTGAGAGTGACTCGGCTGTCGACATCGACCTGTTCGACATCGATCGGTTTCAAACTATGCCCCGGTAA